Proteins encoded within one genomic window of Prauserella marina:
- a CDS encoding GGDEF domain-containing protein, which yields MERGVAVNQVRFAFQPLYSLHTGAVVAVEALARPSAGGVGELLGAALRRGRLVEVDVSLAARAVRDEAPQATLLPLHLNVTALTAAAPEEALHPLFDALAETSKRPHEIVLEVGPPFHGIPPTVLLAGLGRLDELGFRIAFDGLGAGDLPLNLLAEAPADMVKIDRTALRRLPDDPATVALVEALVHFAARTNTRLVATGIETEAQLDIIRKLGIRIAQGHLFAPARHEVISTSTSAWVAGPLHGPAAPPVPTGAGVKDFLRPATTLPADATCEQVRNVLIDQDAPTGVVGVDHRGRPQWSIDRNRFLLAVTGPFGHALHANRPAGRFGDAPHVIRDTASALELLDVIVDADWERRGDDIVVVDRTGKCRGVVLVNEIVRGVAEAKIEEAAALNPLTRLPGSDTVARDVDRRIAARQPLVVGWLDVDSFKNINDTVGFAAGDDLIRALGRKLSDLSAGLGGLTVSHVGGDDFLLACDVDRITTIADRLLDVAWSAEHLAVTLSLATLVCTGSSVRSYREISRLLAPLKKHAKDVTGSSWVNSWPGTDRIEVLRGMRPQDVPHQRPAS from the coding sequence CTGGAGCGGGGAGTCGCTGTGAATCAGGTGCGCTTCGCGTTTCAGCCGCTGTACAGCCTGCACACCGGGGCTGTCGTCGCGGTCGAAGCGCTGGCACGCCCTTCTGCCGGAGGAGTGGGCGAGTTACTCGGAGCGGCGCTGCGCCGGGGGCGCCTCGTCGAGGTCGACGTGAGCCTCGCCGCCCGCGCGGTCCGAGACGAGGCTCCACAGGCGACCCTGCTCCCCCTTCATCTAAACGTCACCGCGCTCACCGCTGCGGCACCGGAGGAGGCACTGCATCCGCTGTTCGACGCACTCGCCGAAACCAGCAAACGCCCACACGAGATCGTGCTGGAAGTCGGGCCGCCGTTTCACGGCATCCCGCCCACCGTCCTGCTCGCCGGCCTTGGCAGGCTCGACGAGCTGGGGTTCCGCATCGCCTTCGACGGGCTCGGCGCTGGCGACCTGCCGCTGAACCTGCTCGCCGAGGCACCGGCCGACATGGTCAAAATCGACCGGACCGCGCTGCGCCGCCTTCCGGACGATCCGGCCACGGTCGCCCTTGTCGAGGCACTCGTACATTTCGCGGCGCGGACGAACACGAGACTGGTCGCGACCGGGATCGAGACCGAGGCTCAACTCGACATCATCCGCAAGCTCGGGATCAGGATCGCGCAAGGACATCTGTTCGCGCCGGCCCGGCACGAGGTGATTTCGACAAGCACCAGCGCCTGGGTCGCCGGACCACTTCACGGACCCGCCGCGCCGCCGGTTCCCACCGGAGCGGGTGTGAAGGATTTCCTCCGCCCCGCAACGACTCTGCCCGCCGACGCGACCTGCGAACAGGTACGCAACGTGCTGATCGACCAGGACGCACCGACGGGAGTCGTCGGCGTCGACCACCGCGGCCGTCCACAGTGGTCGATCGACCGGAACCGGTTCCTGCTCGCGGTGACCGGACCGTTCGGGCACGCGCTGCACGCCAACCGGCCCGCGGGCAGGTTCGGGGACGCACCACACGTCATCAGGGACACGGCCAGCGCGTTGGAACTGCTCGACGTCATCGTCGACGCCGACTGGGAACGCAGAGGCGACGACATCGTGGTTGTCGACCGCACCGGAAAGTGCAGGGGCGTCGTCCTGGTCAACGAGATCGTGCGCGGAGTCGCCGAGGCGAAGATCGAGGAAGCGGCCGCGCTGAATCCGCTGACGCGACTACCCGGCAGCGATACCGTCGCCCGCGACGTCGACCGGCGGATCGCGGCGAGGCAGCCGCTCGTGGTCGGCTGGCTGGATGTCGACTCGTTCAAGAACATCAACGACACCGTGGGCTTCGCGGCCGGCGATGATCTGATCAGGGCACTCGGGCGCAAACTGAGCGACCTCAGCGCCGGGCTCGGCGGGCTGACCGTGAGTCACGTCGGCGGGGACGACTTCCTTCTCGCCTGCGACGTCGACCGGATCACCACGATCGCCGACCGGCTGCTCGACGTCGCGTGGTCGGCCGAACATCTCGCGGTCACGCTGTCGCTGGCGACGCTTGTCTGCACGGGTTCCTCGGTCCGCTCCTACCGCGAGATCTCCCGGCTGCTCGCTCCGCTGAAAAAGCATGCCAAGGACGTGACGGGCTCCAGTTGGGTCAACAGCTGGCCTGGTACCGACCGGATCGAAGTGCTGCGCGGAATGCGACCGCAGGATGTGCCCCACCAGCGCCCCGCGAGCTGA
- a CDS encoding IclR family transcriptional regulator codes for MGEAPTLIGSVQRALHLLDLVGASERPVPAKTLARTLGLRLPTVYHLLRTLVYEGYLDKIEEGYVIGDRVDALGRRSITQAAVVRGRATLSALRDELGSAAYFALYREGEIELVDVADGPRMRRVDLWVGTQETGHATAFGKSILSCLDKEGRDDYFSRYRPLDLTPHTLTDRRVLEEKLSRGAEISTDREEYLLGTACVAVPVQAPGVLGAVAISRPVHRHRGAAEAESLKRAAGRMSRALVLFG; via the coding sequence GTGGGTGAGGCCCCCACCCTCATCGGCTCGGTTCAGCGTGCGTTGCACTTACTCGATCTCGTTGGAGCCAGCGAGCGCCCGGTACCCGCGAAAACTCTCGCGAGGACACTCGGGCTGCGCCTGCCCACCGTGTACCACCTGCTGCGCACCTTGGTTTACGAGGGATATCTCGACAAGATCGAAGAGGGATATGTAATCGGTGACCGGGTCGACGCCCTCGGCAGGCGCAGTATCACTCAGGCGGCGGTTGTCAGGGGACGAGCGACGCTGAGCGCGCTGCGGGACGAACTGGGCAGCGCCGCCTACTTCGCGCTGTACCGCGAGGGAGAGATCGAGCTCGTCGACGTCGCCGACGGTCCGCGCATGCGCAGGGTCGACCTGTGGGTGGGGACGCAGGAGACCGGTCACGCCACCGCTTTCGGCAAGAGCATCCTGTCCTGCTTGGACAAAGAGGGGCGCGACGACTACTTCTCGCGTTATCGGCCGCTCGATCTGACTCCGCACACCCTGACCGACAGGAGGGTGCTGGAGGAGAAACTGAGCCGAGGCGCGGAGATCAGTACCGACCGGGAGGAGTATCTGCTCGGCACGGCGTGTGTCGCCGTGCCGGTACAGGCGCCGGGCGTGCTCGGCGCGGTCGCCATCTCCCGGCCCGTGCATCGCCATCGTGGCGCTGCGGAGGCCGAGTCTCTCAAGCGGGCCGCGGGGCGGATGAGCAGGGCACTCGTGCTCTTCGGCTGA
- a CDS encoding DUF5753 domain-containing protein — MRNEKGLNLKAATVSTKKTRDKALMQVERGRNLPQLADIDVLLSTYDHSEQIPHFRDVIGAASGRKGLRDWWEGRLPPGFVPESAKLLYSGEASAIELSIYQTQFVPDFLRTPAYAEVMAHADHPGADDAEIRLWVELSQGRQEVLNRDDPPRVRCVVDEAVLHRQVGGPDVLREQIDYLVELGHRPNIDIRVLPFAGGASADTGSFTRLVLIPELPNYPGLAHVKATTHDIYLEEPEEIAPFDEVFELLSAQALRPEESRDLLTTTSDRIGARPH; from the coding sequence ATGCGCAACGAGAAGGGCCTCAACCTGAAGGCTGCCACCGTAAGCACGAAGAAGACCCGGGACAAGGCACTGATGCAGGTCGAACGCGGGCGCAACCTGCCGCAACTCGCCGACATCGACGTGCTGCTCTCCACCTACGACCACAGCGAGCAGATCCCGCACTTCCGCGACGTCATCGGAGCGGCGAGCGGCAGGAAGGGCCTTCGCGATTGGTGGGAAGGCCGGTTGCCGCCGGGTTTCGTCCCCGAGTCCGCGAAGTTGCTCTACAGCGGCGAAGCCTCGGCCATCGAGCTGTCGATCTACCAAACCCAGTTCGTTCCCGACTTCCTCCGTACCCCGGCCTACGCCGAGGTCATGGCACACGCGGACCATCCAGGTGCCGACGACGCGGAGATCCGGCTCTGGGTCGAGCTCTCCCAAGGCAGGCAGGAAGTACTCAACCGCGACGATCCACCGCGCGTGCGCTGCGTCGTCGACGAGGCGGTACTGCACAGGCAGGTCGGCGGACCCGACGTGCTCCGCGAGCAGATCGACTACCTTGTCGAGCTGGGTCACCGCCCGAACATCGATATCCGGGTACTCCCCTTCGCCGGCGGCGCGAGCGCCGACACCGGGAGCTTCACGAGACTCGTGCTCATTCCCGAGCTCCCGAACTATCCCGGCCTGGCCCACGTCAAAGCCACCACACACGACATCTACCTCGAAGAACCGGAAGAAATCGCACCGTTCGACGAAGTGTTCGAGCTGCTGTCGGCGCAAGCGCTGCGGCCGGAGGAATCGAGGGATCTGCTGACGACGACCTCGGACCGAATCGGCGCCCGGCCGCACTGA